Within Alteribacter lacisalsi, the genomic segment GTATCCTCCTCTTGGAATTCGGGATTGTGATGGGTTTATTTTATCACGGGTTAATGAAGCAGCAAACGATTTCCATATAAATGGGCGGATTCCATAAATATGATGAGGGATTACATAATTCTCACGATAATTAAATAATCCTGACGTTAATTAAATAATCCTGTAATTATTTGCGTAATCTTACTTTTACTTGAGCAAATCACTGAGGCAATATACCGCCCCTTTCGTGCCACCTTTCATCTGAAGCCTCTGCTTCCTCAAATAATAGCTGGCCTGAGGCCCATTTTCCATATGACAGAAGTTCATAAACTGTTTCTTAGTCAAATATTCCGATACAATCAGCGCATAATCTCTCATGGTTGGCGGTAGCACTGTCTCAGAGTTGCCTGTAAAACCGCATCTCCCGCAACACCACTTTGTTTTCCTTTTCAGCATAGGGATCTGTGAACATGCGGGGCAGCGGACACCGGTTATGAGGTCAGACTGGGGAATGCCGTATGTGCTGAGAACATTTCTTTTTAAAGGCCTATCCATCAGAAGAATGCGGTCACAGATGGCCTGGAGCTGCACGTCAGTCAGGCACACACCAGTCTTTTGCCCGAGCAGCTTCTGAATGCGCTGAGGCAGGACTTCCGAGCGGAATAAGCGGCCAGCCATCGATTTATCCATGGAGGCTGGATCAAGAAAAGCCTGGGAGTGGGTCAGCACGGCATACGCCTCAATCGGGACTTCGGCAGATAACTTCTGCTTTACAAGCCACCCCGTAAAATCATCCCGGTGACTCTGTACCTGCAGAAGTGGCTGCCTGAACACCTGGCGTTCCCCGGTATCAGCGTCCACCCGTGTGAACTGACCGGTTTCCCCATCGAACTCAAGCCGTCCTTTAAAGTTCTTTGATTCGAGAAAAATGTGCTGATGCCTGGAGAGAATCATGAGGTCTGTTTCAAAGTGGTATCCGTACTGAAGGAGTCTGACATTGTGGAGAAAGTTGAGGTCCGGCCGTTCGGCAAAAGAACGGAGCGTGTACAGGAGGTGCTTCTCACCGGCATAACCTGATCGGTAACCTCCCAGGTCGTTCACAATTTTACCGTAACGTGGGTGGCGGGGCGGAAGGCGGCGGGAAAGGGCTTCGAGCTGGTCAATAATAACGGGGCGTTTAAGTGGTTTAACGATCAAGAGGAAACTCCTTTCGGGGAAGGATAAAAATCTGCCTTGCTTCAATTCGACAAAGAGTTAAGAAATCCTCTCAGCCTTTTCACTGAAAAATCCCCGCCTCCCAAAGGAAGGCGGGGCCAAAATAGCTGTCATTACCTCCCGTAAGAGGCGACCTGCACGAGAATGTCCTCCTGCTCCTTCCAGAGGCGCTGGGCTTCCCGCACATCCGATTTTATAAACCGGATTTTTCCGCCGGGCGGCAGCTGGGCAACCTTCCATAGGTCGGCTCCGATTACCGTGGCAATTTTTGTGTAGCCGCCTGTCGTCTGGCGGTCGGCCATGAGGATGATCGGCTGTCCGTCCCCCGGTACCTGCACAGAACCAAAGGCAATCGCGTCGCTCAGAATGTCGGCGCCATTTTTGTGTGTCAGCGGTGTCTCCCCCTGAAGGCGGTATCCCATTCTGTCAGACTGGTGGCTCACTTCGTAGAACTCAGAAAAGAACCGGTCCAGTGACTCGTCATCAAAACTGTCATCCTGGGGACCCGGTATGGCCCGGACTTCCACTTCCCGGTCGTACTGGGGAATGTGTTCGGCGGCAACCCGGCGGCCGGAGTGAAGCTCAAGGTCATTCGCCTCTTCTCCAGCCTTGACTGTGTCCCCTTTGCGCAGTTCCCTGCCTTCAAACCCGCCGATGCCGGCCTTCAGATATGTGCTTTTGCTGCCCATCACTTCGGGCACTTCAATGCCGCCGCGTACGCTGATGTACAGGCGGGCGCCGTTTACCGGGCGGCCGAAGCTCACCTTGCTTCCTTCTCTCACAAGGTAGCTTTTCCACGTTGGCACCGTTTCACCGTCAATTTCCGGCTGCAGATTCGCTCCTGTAAAAGCAAGTACAAGATCTT encodes:
- a CDS encoding nuclease-related domain-containing protein is translated as MIVKPLKRPVIIDQLEALSRRLPPRHPRYGKIVNDLGGYRSGYAGEKHLLYTLRSFAERPDLNFLHNVRLLQYGYHFETDLMILSRHQHIFLESKNFKGRLEFDGETGQFTRVDADTGERQVFRQPLLQVQSHRDDFTGWLVKQKLSAEVPIEAYAVLTHSQAFLDPASMDKSMAGRLFRSEVLPQRIQKLLGQKTGVCLTDVQLQAICDRILLMDRPLKRNVLSTYGIPQSDLITGVRCPACSQIPMLKRKTKWCCGRCGFTGNSETVLPPTMRDYALIVSEYLTKKQFMNFCHMENGPQASYYLRKQRLQMKGGTKGAVYCLSDLLK
- a CDS encoding 5-oxoprolinase subunit C family protein, with translation MSFTVEKAGLLTTVQDRGRLGYQQFGLSPAGAMDEYAMQMANVLVGNARNEAVIEVTIMGPVLKVEKDLVLAFTGANLQPEIDGETVPTWKSYLVREGSKVSFGRPVNGARLYISVRGGIEVPEVMGSKSTYLKAGIGGFEGRELRKGDTVKAGEEANDLELHSGRRVAAEHIPQYDREVEVRAIPGPQDDSFDDESLDRFFSEFYEVSHQSDRMGYRLQGETPLTHKNGADILSDAIAFGSVQVPGDGQPIILMADRQTTGGYTKIATVIGADLWKVAQLPPGGKIRFIKSDVREAQRLWKEQEDILVQVASYGR